From one Tetragenococcus osmophilus genomic stretch:
- the mutL gene encoding DNA mismatch repair endonuclease MutL — protein sequence MGDKIQELSERLTNQIAAGEVVERPASVVKELIENAIDANSTQIEIVLEEAGLKKIQVVDNGTGIGPADAESAFKRHATSKIHSRDDLFRIQTLGFRGEALPSIASVSEITLESATKDAKQGTYLYLKGGKVEENQPAALRQGSKIIVENLFYNTPARLKYVKTLQTELAHIGDIVNRLALSHPDIAFHLIHEGNQMLSTSGNGDLKQTIAGIYGVQTARKMREIKAEDLDFKIRGYVTLPEVTRANRNYLSTIVNGRYIKNFALNKAIVNGYGSKLMVGRFPIAVVEIEMDPLLVDVNVHPTKQEVRLSKEQELTSLLSKTINERLREENLIPNASDNLGFNKKEEEQGNAQQLAMDFTESKRTTSLAYDKSRGDFYVNETEDNPVENAVDNTGDKSGKIDDEQSDVADNADMTTFYRQADTLESSDEKNVPVEKEQLYSENSLQKTQLDHPEFNIHQKENRQMMDKMIQEKPAGERFPHLEYFGQMQGTYLFAQSEDGLYIIDQHAAQERIKYEYFRQKVGEVSDDLQEMLVPIVLEYPNSDALHLKEKTDLLQGVGIHLEEFGPNSFIVRAHPTWYPQGQEEEIVREMIDMLLTTGEVSVQKFREKSAIMMSCKRSIKANQYLNDVQARSLIKDLSECENPFNCPHGRPVLIHFDNYDMERMFKRIQDPHKSAEG from the coding sequence ATGGGAGATAAAATCCAGGAATTATCTGAACGTCTTACCAATCAAATTGCAGCTGGAGAAGTTGTGGAACGTCCCGCTTCAGTAGTTAAAGAGTTAATCGAAAATGCAATTGATGCCAATAGTACCCAAATAGAGATTGTATTAGAAGAAGCAGGGTTGAAAAAAATTCAAGTGGTAGACAACGGCACTGGTATTGGACCAGCAGATGCAGAAAGTGCTTTTAAACGTCATGCGACTAGTAAAATTCATAGTCGTGATGACTTATTTCGTATCCAAACGCTAGGATTTCGAGGTGAAGCTTTACCTAGCATTGCTTCAGTGTCAGAAATCACTTTGGAATCTGCAACTAAAGATGCTAAACAAGGGACTTATCTCTACTTAAAAGGGGGAAAAGTTGAAGAAAATCAACCAGCGGCTTTACGTCAAGGCTCTAAAATTATAGTAGAAAATCTTTTTTATAATACCCCTGCTCGTTTGAAATATGTAAAAACATTACAAACAGAATTAGCACATATCGGAGATATTGTTAATCGTTTAGCTTTAAGTCATCCTGATATTGCTTTTCATTTAATACATGAAGGCAATCAAATGTTATCGACCTCAGGTAATGGTGACTTAAAACAAACAATTGCCGGTATTTATGGCGTGCAAACAGCTAGAAAAATGCGGGAAATTAAAGCAGAAGATTTAGATTTTAAAATTAGGGGCTATGTTACTTTGCCAGAAGTGACTAGAGCTAACCGAAATTATTTATCCACGATTGTCAATGGACGTTATATTAAAAACTTTGCGTTAAATAAAGCTATTGTGAATGGTTACGGTTCGAAATTAATGGTAGGACGCTTCCCTATTGCAGTGGTCGAAATCGAAATGGACCCCTTGTTGGTAGATGTGAATGTTCACCCTACAAAACAGGAGGTACGTTTATCAAAAGAACAAGAGCTCACCTCGCTACTTTCAAAAACTATTAATGAACGGTTAAGAGAAGAAAATCTTATTCCCAACGCTTCGGATAACTTAGGTTTTAATAAAAAAGAAGAAGAGCAAGGAAATGCACAACAGTTGGCAATGGACTTTACAGAAAGTAAAAGAACAACTAGTTTGGCTTATGATAAGAGCCGGGGCGATTTTTACGTAAACGAAACTGAAGATAATCCTGTGGAAAACGCTGTGGATAATACTGGGGATAAAAGTGGAAAAATAGACGATGAACAAAGTGATGTTGCCGATAACGCTGACATGACAACATTTTATCGTCAAGCAGATACGCTTGAAAGCTCAGATGAAAAAAATGTGCCTGTGGAAAAAGAACAATTGTATTCAGAAAATTCACTTCAAAAAACACAGCTAGATCATCCTGAGTTCAATATACATCAAAAAGAAAATAGACAAATGATGGATAAAATGATTCAAGAAAAGCCAGCGGGCGAACGTTTTCCTCATTTAGAGTATTTTGGGCAAATGCAGGGAACTTATTTATTTGCGCAAAGCGAAGACGGCTTATATATTATTGATCAACACGCAGCGCAAGAACGAATTAAATATGAATATTTCCGTCAAAAAGTTGGCGAAGTATCAGATGATTTACAAGAAATGTTGGTACCGATTGTTCTTGAATATCCTAACAGCGATGCTCTTCATTTAAAAGAAAAAACAGATTTACTGCAAGGTGTAGGGATTCATTTAGAAGAGTTCGGGCCTAATAGTTTTATTGTACGGGCACACCCTACTTGGTATCCACAAGGACAAGAAGAAGAAATTGTGCGAGAAATGATAGACATGCTTTTAACTACAGGAGAGGTTAGTGTACAAAAGTTTCGTGAAAAATCTGCTATTATGATGAGTTGTAAAAGATCGATTAAAGCCAATCAGTATTTAAATGATGTTCAGGCTCGATCATTGATAAAAGATTTATCAGAGTGTGAAAATCCCTTTAACTGCCCTCATGGTAGGCCAGTGTTGATCCATTTTGATAATTACGATATGGAGCGAATGTTTAAACGTATTCAAGACCCTCATAAATCAGCAGAAGGCTAA
- the ruvB gene encoding Holliday junction branch migration DNA helicase RuvB, with protein MAERMSSPNASQEEEVYEKTLRPQLLTQYIGQDKVKKELTIYIQAAKNREEALDHVLLYGPPGLGKTTMAMVIANEMGVNIRTTTGPSIEKPGDLIAILNELEPGDVLFIDEIHRLPRVAEEMLYSAMEDFYVDIMVGQGTTSHPVHFPLPPFTLIGATTRAGMLSAPLRDRFGIISHMEYYEEKDLKEIVLRSSAVFQTEIVTEGATEIARRSRGTPRIANRLLKRIRDFAEVQADGVINKKIADKALTLLQVDQEGLDYIDQKLIKTMIELYGGGPVGLNTLSVNIGEEQATVEDMYEPFLIQKGFLKRTPRGRIATARSYAHFQYPYQTDLE; from the coding sequence ATGGCAGAACGAATGAGTTCACCAAATGCTAGTCAAGAAGAAGAAGTTTATGAAAAAACTCTACGCCCTCAACTTTTGACGCAATATATTGGACAAGACAAAGTAAAAAAAGAGTTAACGATTTATATTCAAGCAGCAAAAAATAGGGAAGAGGCTCTTGATCATGTCCTTTTATATGGACCGCCGGGTTTAGGAAAAACCACAATGGCAATGGTCATTGCAAATGAAATGGGAGTTAACATACGAACAACAACTGGTCCTTCGATTGAAAAACCTGGAGATTTAATTGCGATATTAAATGAATTAGAACCTGGAGATGTCTTATTTATAGATGAAATTCATCGCTTACCACGTGTAGCCGAAGAAATGTTGTATTCTGCTATGGAAGATTTCTATGTAGACATTATGGTAGGGCAAGGAACCACAAGTCATCCAGTCCATTTTCCCTTACCTCCTTTTACTTTAATCGGTGCGACTACCAGAGCAGGAATGCTTTCTGCTCCTTTGAGAGACCGTTTTGGAATTATCTCGCATATGGAATATTATGAAGAAAAAGATTTAAAAGAGATTGTTTTACGTTCTTCTGCTGTCTTTCAAACAGAAATTGTTACAGAAGGAGCAACAGAAATTGCGCGACGTTCAAGAGGAACTCCACGTATCGCAAACCGTTTATTAAAACGAATCCGCGATTTTGCTGAAGTACAAGCAGACGGAGTGATTAATAAAAAAATTGCGGATAAGGCTTTGACGTTATTACAGGTCGACCAAGAAGGGTTAGATTATATTGACCAAAAATTAATTAAGACAATGATCGAATTATACGGGGGCGGTCCTGTAGGATTAAATACGTTGTCTGTTAATATAGGAGAAGAACAAGCAACAGTCGAAGATATGTATGAACCTTTTTTAATTCAAAAAGGATTTTTAAAGCGTACACCAAGAGGAAGAATTGCAACTGCTCGTTCTTACGCACATTTTCAATATCCTTATCAAACGGACTTAGAATAA
- the msrB gene encoding peptide-methionine (R)-S-oxide reductase MsrB: MSKDTKQNLKEQLSSTAYAVTQENATERPFSGEYDDFYEKGIYVDVVSGEPLFASSNKYDAGCGWPSFSQPIPDSSIQEKADFTLAQPRTEVRSNQADSHLGHVFNDGPKEEGGLRYCINSAALSFIPLAEMEEKGYGDYVKYVK; encoded by the coding sequence ATGTCTAAAGATACAAAACAAAATTTAAAAGAACAACTTTCTTCTACTGCTTATGCAGTAACTCAAGAAAACGCAACTGAACGTCCTTTTTCTGGGGAATATGATGATTTTTATGAAAAAGGGATTTATGTTGACGTTGTAAGTGGTGAGCCTTTGTTTGCTTCTTCGAATAAATACGACGCTGGCTGTGGTTGGCCATCATTTTCCCAACCAATACCTGATTCAAGTATACAAGAGAAAGCAGATTTTACTTTGGCACAACCGCGAACAGAAGTAAGAAGTAACCAAGCAGATTCGCACTTAGGCCATGTTTTTAACGATGGTCCTAAAGAAGAAGGTGGCTTGCGTTATTGTATTAACTCAGCTGCTTTATCTTTTATTCCTCTTGCTGAAATGGAAGAAAAAGGCTATGGCGATTATGTAAAGTATGTTAAATAA
- a CDS encoding amino acid ABC transporter ATP-binding protein — MSAIIELNHLKKYFGNNEVLKDISTTVNKGQVLTIIGSSGSGKSTLLRCINLLEKPTDGQILYKGENVLEKGYNLAKYRTHLGMVFQSFNLFANMDVLENCTTGQTTVLKRKPEEAKEIALKNLKNVGMDQFVSAKPAQLSGGQMQRVAIARALSMNPDVLLFDEPTSALDPEMIGEVLKTIQDLAETGLTMVIVTHEMSFAKDVSDRVIFMDQGVIAEQGTPSEIFDHPKETRTQEFLQRIHA; from the coding sequence ATGTCAGCGATTATCGAACTCAATCATTTAAAAAAGTATTTTGGCAACAACGAAGTTTTAAAAGATATTTCAACCACTGTAAATAAAGGGCAAGTATTAACAATTATTGGTTCTTCCGGCTCAGGAAAATCTACTTTACTACGTTGTATCAATTTATTGGAAAAGCCAACCGATGGTCAAATCCTTTATAAAGGTGAAAATGTGCTAGAAAAAGGATATAATCTAGCAAAATATCGTACGCATCTAGGCATGGTGTTTCAGTCCTTTAACTTATTTGCCAATATGGATGTATTAGAAAATTGCACAACTGGGCAAACGACGGTCTTAAAGAGAAAACCTGAAGAAGCAAAAGAAATTGCGTTAAAAAATTTAAAAAATGTAGGGATGGATCAGTTTGTTTCTGCTAAACCAGCCCAACTGTCTGGAGGGCAAATGCAAAGAGTAGCCATTGCTCGCGCTCTTTCTATGAATCCAGATGTCTTGCTTTTTGATGAGCCAACATCGGCTCTTGACCCGGAAATGATCGGCGAAGTGTTAAAAACTATTCAAGACTTGGCAGAAACTGGACTAACAATGGTTATCGTAACGCATGAAATGAGCTTTGCTAAAGATGTTTCGGATCGAGTTATTTTTATGGATCAAGGTGTTATTGCCGAGCAAGGAACTCCTTCAGAAATATTTGATCATCCAAAAGAAACACGCACGCAAGAATTTTTACAAAGAATCCATGCATAA
- the brnQ gene encoding branched-chain amino acid transport system II carrier protein: protein MKKKLLFRDYLTIGSMLFGLFFGAGNLIFPVHLGQEAGANVTAANIGLLVTGVGLPFLGVIAMGISQSSGVFELSSRVNKPYAYVFTILLYLVIGPFFALPRLATTSYEIGIAPHIPAGQQGLVLAIFSILFFVTAWWFSRKPSKILDYVGKFLNPVFLALLAVLLVLAFVSPLGGISNAPIQTSYQSGAFSGGFLEGYNTLDALASLAFGILIIQAIKNRGVKDPPTIAIDTIKSGTVSIILMGVIYSLLSYMGTMSLGRFTVSENGGVALAQISQYYLGTYGSIILALIVIVACLKTGIGLITSFSETFVSLFPKQKYLFFTTLVSALACLFANVGLTRIIELATPVLMFLYPLAMTLILLAIIGRLFNNDRRVYQITTLFTLVASIIDGLNAAPPIVSQSSGAQMLIQLGEQYLPLFSIGMGWILPALVGFIVSLVWYAATKHRHN from the coding sequence TTGAAAAAGAAGTTATTATTTAGAGATTATTTAACAATCGGCTCCATGCTTTTTGGTTTATTCTTTGGAGCAGGAAATCTAATTTTTCCTGTACATTTAGGACAAGAAGCTGGGGCAAATGTTACTGCTGCCAATATTGGACTATTGGTTACTGGTGTCGGTCTCCCATTTTTAGGGGTTATCGCTATGGGTATTTCGCAAAGTAGTGGTGTATTTGAGTTATCCTCTAGAGTAAATAAACCTTACGCTTATGTCTTTACTATTTTACTTTATTTAGTTATTGGCCCTTTCTTTGCCTTACCTCGTTTAGCTACAACTTCTTATGAAATCGGGATAGCACCACATATTCCCGCTGGTCAACAAGGCCTAGTATTAGCGATATTTAGTATTTTATTTTTTGTTACCGCTTGGTGGTTTTCTAGAAAGCCTTCAAAAATACTCGATTATGTAGGGAAATTTTTAAATCCTGTATTTCTAGCCTTACTAGCTGTTTTACTCGTATTAGCTTTTGTTAGTCCATTAGGAGGTATTTCTAATGCTCCTATTCAAACTAGTTATCAAAGTGGTGCTTTTTCAGGAGGATTTTTGGAAGGGTATAATACACTAGATGCATTAGCTTCACTAGCTTTTGGTATTTTAATTATACAAGCAATTAAAAACCGAGGTGTCAAAGATCCTCCAACAATTGCAATAGATACAATAAAATCTGGAACTGTTAGTATTATTTTAATGGGTGTTATTTATAGCCTACTATCTTATATGGGGACAATGAGTTTAGGGAGATTTACAGTTAGTGAAAACGGAGGCGTTGCATTAGCCCAAATCTCGCAATATTATTTAGGAACTTACGGTAGTATTATTTTAGCGCTTATTGTTATCGTCGCTTGTTTAAAAACGGGTATTGGCTTGATTACTTCTTTTTCTGAAACTTTTGTAAGTTTATTCCCTAAGCAAAAATATTTATTTTTTACAACATTAGTCAGTGCGTTGGCCTGTTTATTTGCTAACGTAGGTCTAACTAGAATTATTGAATTAGCAACGCCAGTGTTAATGTTTTTATACCCTCTAGCAATGACGCTAATTCTCTTAGCAATCATCGGTAGGCTATTCAATAATGATCGGCGTGTATACCAAATCACTACTTTGTTCACTTTAGTTGCTTCAATTATTGACGGATTAAACGCAGCCCCACCAATAGTTAGTCAATCAAGTGGAGCACAAATGCTTATTCAGCTAGGTGAACAGTATCTTCCATTATTTTCTATAGGTATGGGCTGGATACTCCCTGCACTAGTCGGTTTTATCGTTAGTCTCGTTTGGTACGCCGCAACTAAGCATCGACATAATTAA
- the ruvA gene encoding Holliday junction branch migration protein RuvA, whose product MYEYIIGNLTEIHPAYIVVENNGIGYQIASGNPYQYSSQVNQQIKVFVHQVIREDAHILYGFNTLEEKNLFLRLISVSGIGPKNGLAIMANEDHEGLITAIESSNITFLTKFPGVGKKTAQQLILDLQGKLGDVSAIKQETVDSSKENLALDEAMQALQALGYTDKEIKKVHKSLEKEPSMTTDEYLRTALKAMMKK is encoded by the coding sequence ATGTACGAATATATCATTGGGAATTTAACAGAAATACATCCGGCTTATATTGTGGTAGAAAATAACGGGATTGGTTATCAAATTGCTTCAGGAAATCCTTATCAGTATAGTAGTCAGGTAAATCAGCAAATAAAAGTCTTTGTTCACCAAGTGATTAGAGAAGACGCTCATATTTTATATGGTTTTAATACTTTGGAAGAAAAAAATTTATTTTTACGTTTAATTAGCGTCTCTGGTATTGGACCTAAAAATGGTTTAGCTATTATGGCAAACGAAGATCATGAGGGCTTAATTACAGCAATTGAATCCTCTAATATTACTTTTTTGACAAAGTTCCCTGGTGTAGGAAAGAAAACTGCTCAGCAGCTAATTTTAGATTTACAAGGGAAATTAGGCGATGTTTCAGCTATAAAACAAGAAACAGTCGATTCTTCGAAAGAAAACTTAGCTTTAGATGAAGCAATGCAAGCATTACAGGCTTTAGGTTATACAGATAAGGAAATAAAAAAGGTTCATAAATCTCTAGAAAAAGAACCTTCAATGACTACCGATGAATACTTGAGAACAGCTTTAAAAGCCATGATGAAAAAATAG
- the mutS gene encoding DNA mismatch repair protein MutS, whose product MPQKTKNTPMMEQYLSIKEQYQDAFLFYRLGDFYELFYDDALKVAQLLELTLTSRNKNAEDPIPMCGVPYHAASNYIDILVEQGYKVAICEQVEDPKSTKGMVKREVVQLVTPGTLMEGKGVNAKENNFLTALAFDNFQYGLSYVDLTTGELCSTTLSDEESVLNEASSLQTKEIVLTSNEIPQSLKDTLKTRLGVVFSLQEDYDPNAESQFLTSELSSDLEKEATGKLLQYLSSTQKRSLEHIQKAQSYQVDHYLKLDYYSKANLELSQSIRTGKKHGTLLWLLDETKTAMGGRLLKQWLDRPLMQKNEIIKRQDQVASLLQAFFEREDLKEALTKVYDLERLAGRVAFGNVNGRDLLQLKTSLEQIPAIRTVLQGIDQGEWTQTLDDLEPMTDLVDLIAQSINEEAPVEITEGNVIKDGFSEQLDKYRKAMRNGKQWIAELEAKERKKTGIKNLKVGYNRVFGYYIEITKANLGNLEEGTYERKQTLANAERFITPELKELEKTILEAEEQSVDLEYELFLDVRQQVKKAIDRLQNLAKMVSKTDVLQGFATVSERYQYVRPTLSDQQELNIVEGRHPVVEKVLGSQEYIANSIEMDPETLILLITGPNMSGKSTYMRQLALTVILAQMGCFVPAQSAVMPIFDRIFTRIGASDDLIAGQSTFMVEMMEANQALSHATPNSLVLFDELGRGTATYDGMALAQAIIEYIHQNVKAKTLFSTHYHELTVLQDELSQLKNIHVGAVEKDGDLVFLHKMMEGPADKSYGIHVAKIAGLPEDLLERADSILQALEKGKTLQNQNVSEKISESEDFEQNQQLSLFNELTDKESGTLSELKSLDVVKMTPLDALNKLYELQQSIQE is encoded by the coding sequence ATGCCTCAAAAGACTAAAAATACACCTATGATGGAGCAGTATTTAAGCATTAAGGAACAATACCAAGATGCCTTTTTGTTTTATCGCTTGGGTGATTTTTACGAATTATTTTATGATGATGCTTTAAAAGTAGCGCAATTATTAGAACTAACTTTAACTAGCCGCAATAAAAACGCTGAGGATCCTATTCCGATGTGTGGAGTCCCTTATCATGCGGCAAGTAATTATATCGATATATTAGTAGAGCAAGGCTATAAAGTAGCTATTTGTGAACAAGTAGAAGACCCTAAATCGACAAAAGGAATGGTTAAAAGAGAAGTTGTTCAATTAGTTACTCCAGGAACGTTGATGGAGGGAAAAGGTGTCAACGCAAAGGAAAATAACTTTTTAACTGCATTAGCCTTTGATAACTTTCAGTACGGACTAAGTTATGTTGATTTGACTACTGGAGAATTATGTAGTACGACATTATCTGATGAAGAAAGTGTTTTAAACGAAGCTTCTTCTTTACAAACAAAGGAGATAGTTTTAACAAGTAATGAGATTCCTCAATCTTTAAAAGATACATTGAAAACGCGACTTGGTGTTGTCTTTTCGCTACAAGAAGACTATGATCCTAACGCTGAATCTCAATTTTTAACCAGCGAGCTTTCTTCTGACTTAGAAAAAGAAGCGACAGGAAAATTGCTGCAATACCTTTCTTCAACACAAAAACGTAGTTTAGAACATATTCAAAAAGCTCAAAGTTATCAAGTAGATCACTATCTAAAATTGGACTATTATTCCAAAGCAAACTTGGAGTTAAGCCAATCCATTCGGACGGGTAAAAAACATGGTACGCTTTTGTGGCTTTTAGATGAAACTAAAACAGCCATGGGCGGTCGATTGTTAAAGCAATGGTTAGATCGTCCGTTAATGCAAAAAAATGAAATTATAAAACGACAAGATCAAGTAGCAAGTTTGCTACAGGCTTTTTTTGAAAGAGAAGATTTAAAAGAAGCTTTAACTAAAGTCTATGATTTAGAACGGTTAGCTGGTCGAGTCGCTTTTGGTAATGTTAATGGGCGAGATTTATTGCAATTAAAAACTTCTTTAGAACAAATTCCTGCTATACGTACGGTCTTACAAGGTATTGATCAAGGAGAATGGACACAGACGCTGGATGATTTAGAACCTATGACTGACCTAGTAGATCTTATTGCTCAATCTATTAATGAAGAAGCGCCAGTAGAAATTACTGAAGGAAATGTTATTAAAGATGGTTTTAGTGAGCAATTAGATAAATATCGAAAAGCGATGCGTAACGGCAAACAATGGATAGCCGAACTTGAAGCAAAAGAACGGAAAAAAACAGGTATTAAAAATTTAAAAGTTGGCTATAATCGAGTTTTTGGTTATTATATAGAAATTACTAAGGCAAATTTAGGAAACTTAGAAGAAGGAACTTATGAACGGAAACAAACATTAGCTAATGCGGAACGTTTCATCACACCAGAGCTAAAAGAATTAGAAAAAACGATCTTAGAAGCAGAAGAGCAATCAGTAGATTTAGAGTATGAGCTATTTTTAGATGTAAGACAACAGGTGAAAAAAGCGATTGATCGTCTGCAAAACTTGGCGAAAATGGTTAGTAAAACCGATGTCTTACAAGGATTTGCGACTGTCAGTGAACGGTACCAATACGTGCGTCCAACATTAAGTGACCAACAAGAGTTAAATATTGTAGAAGGTCGTCATCCAGTGGTAGAAAAAGTACTTGGTTCGCAAGAATACATTGCTAACTCGATTGAGATGGACCCAGAAACCTTGATTCTGTTGATTACAGGCCCGAATATGTCTGGGAAAAGTACTTACATGCGTCAACTTGCATTAACAGTAATACTAGCGCAGATGGGTTGTTTTGTACCAGCACAATCTGCTGTTATGCCTATTTTTGATCGAATTTTTACTCGGATTGGAGCAAGTGATGATTTGATTGCTGGACAAAGTACTTTTATGGTCGAAATGATGGAAGCTAATCAAGCACTAAGCCATGCAACTCCAAATAGTTTGGTGTTGTTTGACGAACTAGGTCGAGGGACAGCAACTTATGATGGTATGGCCTTAGCTCAAGCGATTATTGAATATATTCATCAAAATGTTAAAGCTAAGACACTATTTTCAACACATTATCATGAGCTTACGGTTTTACAAGATGAATTGTCTCAGTTGAAAAATATTCATGTTGGCGCTGTGGAAAAAGATGGAGATTTGGTATTTCTTCATAAAATGATGGAAGGGCCTGCTGATAAAAGTTACGGTATCCATGTGGCAAAGATTGCGGGCCTGCCAGAGGACCTGTTGGAACGAGCGGATTCTATTTTACAAGCATTAGAAAAAGGAAAAACCTTACAAAATCAGAATGTTTCTGAAAAAATATCAGAAAGTGAAGATTTTGAACAAAATCAACAACTTTCTTTATTCAATGAACTTACTGATAAAGAGTCTGGCACACTTTCTGAGTTAAAATCTTTAGATGTGGTAAAAATGACGCCACTAGATGCTTTGAATAAATTATATGAATTGCAACAATCAATACAAGAATAG
- a CDS encoding low molecular weight protein-tyrosine-phosphatase, translated as MPKVLFVCLGNICRSPMAEGLMKQFSRQRGYILQVDSAGTSSWEKGNLPHPGTQAILKREGIDFATMHSRPITRKDYYLFDWIIGMDKQNVADLIKHAPAGTEHKIHLYMEAVKGKQEQEISDPWYSGEFEKTYQMIMEGLPPWLTRFKEES; from the coding sequence ATGCCTAAGGTTTTATTTGTTTGTTTAGGAAATATTTGCCGTTCGCCTATGGCTGAAGGGTTAATGAAACAGTTTAGCAGACAAAGAGGTTACATATTACAAGTCGATTCAGCAGGAACTAGTAGTTGGGAAAAAGGAAACTTGCCTCATCCTGGGACACAAGCCATTTTAAAACGTGAAGGAATTGATTTTGCTACAATGCATTCTCGCCCAATAACCAGAAAAGATTATTACTTATTCGATTGGATTATTGGTATGGATAAGCAAAATGTCGCTGATTTAATTAAACATGCACCTGCGGGAACGGAACATAAAATTCATTTATATATGGAAGCTGTTAAAGGAAAGCAAGAACAAGAGATATCAGATCCATGGTATTCAGGAGAATTTGAAAAAACATATCAAATGATAATGGAAGGACTTCCGCCATGGTTAACCCGCTTTAAAGAAGAATCTTAA